ATCGCGCACGATCTGGGCGTGACCGAGGAAGAGGTCACGTCGATGAACCGCCGCATGGCGATGGGCGGCGACACGTCGCTCAACGTGCCGATGCGCGAGGATGGCGAGAGCCAGTGGCAGGACTGGCTGCAGGACGACAGCGCCCTGCAGGACGAGGTCGTGGCCGAAGCGCAGGAGGCCGATGTCCGCCACTCGATGCTGGTCGAGGCGATGGACGAGCTCAATGAGCGTGAGCAGCACATCCTGACCGAACGCCGCCTGACCGACGATCCCAAGACGCTCGAAGAGCTGAGCCAGGTCTATGGCGTCAGCCGCGAGCGCGTCCGCCAGATCGAGGTGCGCGCGTTCGAAAAGCTGCAAAAGGCGATGATGCGCCTGGCGGGCGACCGCCGCTTGCTTCCCGCGATGTAAGCTCGGGCGGGGGGCGGATGGACGATCGCAACGACGCAACGGGCGCACCGCGCCCGGAACCGCTCGGCGCGCGTCCGCTCCCCGACCTCGATCATCTCGACGGAATCGGCATTCAGCCCGTGAAGCCCGCAAAACCCCGCAAGCCGATCGCCCGCCGCATCATCGGCTGGCTGTTCAAGGGCGCGCTCGCCTTCGTCGTCGCGTCGGTGGCGATGGTCACGCTCTACCGCTTCGTGCCCCCGCCCTTCACCCTGACGATGATGGGCGATGTCTTTTCCGGCCATGGCGTGACCAAGAAATGGGTGCCCCTGTCGCGCATCGACGCCGACATGGCGCGCGCCGCGATCGCGGCGGAGGACAGCAGCTTCTGTACCCATTCCGGTTTCGACTATGATTCGATGGCCGCCGCGATGCTGCGCAATGCCAAGGGCGGGAAAGTGCTGCGCGGCGGATCGACGATCAGCCAGCAGACCGCGAAGAACGTGTTTCTGTGGCAGGGCGGCGGCTATTTCCGCAAGGCGCTGGAGGCGTGGTTCACGGTTCTGATCGAAACGATCTGGGGCAAGCGCCGGATCATGGAAGTCTATCTCAACGTCGCGGAGACCGGGATCGGCACCTATGGCGCCGAGGCCGGCGCGCGGCGCTATTTCAAGAAGGGTGCGGGCAATTTGACCCGCGCCGAAGCCGCACGCATCGCCGCCGTCCTGCCGCTGCCCAAGAAACGCGCGGGTGTCGCGCCAAAGGGCTTCACCCGCCGCTACGGCAATTCGATCACCGCCCGCATCGGCGTTGTCCAGCGCGACGGGCTGGACGCCTGTTTGCGGTAGGGAGAGGGCATGACGGATCGCCGAAGTGGCAAACGTCAGTCCACCGGCACACCCTCCCTACGGACACCCCTACACATCGGGGGCGAACGAGTCTTATTTCTTTTCGGTCGGAACTGCCTTGTCGATCGCGTCGCCGGCCTTTTCCGCCGTGTCGCCGACCGCCTGCGCCGCCTCGGTGATCGCCGCGTCCTTGCGGGTCTCCGAATTGTTGCTGAGGAAGTAGAAGGCACCGACCACGACGATCACCAGCGCGATGATGCCGAGGATCAACCCGCCGCCACCGCCGCGCCGCTCGATCACCGTCGTGCCACCGCCACGCTCGGTCACGCGTTCCGCAGTCACGCCATCGGTGCGCTCGACAATCCGTTCTTCAGCCATGTCTCATCTCCCAAAGGAACATTGGCGGCCCAACGCAGTGGACCAAATCATTGTTCCCGTTGTGAAATGTTCAGGATGTTCAGAACGGCAGCTTGAACCCCGGCGGCAGCGGGATGCCGCTGGAAAGCTTCGACATTTCCGCTGACGCCGCCGCATCCGCCTTGGCTCGCGCATCGTTGAGCGCGGCCGCGACCAGGTCTTCCAGCATCTGCTTTTCCGACGGCGCGAGCAGCGATTCGTCGATATCGACGCCGATGATCCGGCCCTTGGCGCTCGCCTTGACCTTGACCAGTCCGCCGCCCGATGCACCCTCGACCTCGATCCCGTCGAGGTTCGCCTGCGCCTTGGTCAGCTCGTTCTGGACGTTCTGCGCCATCGCCATGATGTCTTCGATACTTTTCACCCAAACCTCCTGTTGTCGCGGGTCCAGCCGATCAGCTCGGCGTCCGGAAATGCTTCGAGCGCGGCGGCGACCACGGGCGATGCCAGCACGGCATCGCGCTCCGCCGCCTCGAGCGCCGCGCGTTCTTCATTCAATGTCGGCTGGCCAGGCGCATCGGTGACGCGCAGCGACCAGCGCTTGCCGAGCACGCGCCGCAACGCGCTCTCGAAATCATGGACGAGATCGGCGGGGAGTCCCTGGCTGCTGACCTCGATCACCGGCTCCTCCAACCGGATCGGGCGGACAAGGTTCCGCACCCGCGCCGCAAGATGCACCTCATGCGCCGCCGCCAGCCGCTCGACCAGCTCGGCCATGGTACGCGGAGCGGGCGCCTCGGCCGGCGCGCTCGGGGTTGCGGCGGGGCCAGGCCCGCCCATCGGCGCACCCTCGGCGATCTTGCGCGCCAGCTCGCCCGGATCGGGCAGGGTCGATGCATGGATCACGCGCAACAGCGCCATTTCGCACGCCTCGATCGGCAGCGCGGCGCGGATCACCTCGTCATGCCCCTTGAGCAGCAGCTGCCACAGCCGGTGCAGCGCCGGAAAGCCGAGCTTCCCCGCCCATTCGGCGAGCGCCGCCCGCTCCTCCGCCGCCTGCCCCGGAATCACGTCATTGCCGAGCTTCGCCAGTGTCACGCGATGCACGGTCTCCAACAGCGATTTCAGCACCGCCTGCGGATCGACGCCCAGATCATATTGTCCGCGCAGCGCCGCCAGCGCGCCCGCCGCGTCGCCCGCGATCACTTGGGTAAACAGCTCGCGGATCGCATTGCGATCCGACAGGCCCAGCATGTCGCGCACCGCATCCGCCGTGACCGCCCCGCCCTCCATGCCGGCATGCGCAATCGCCTGATCCAGGATCGACAGCCCGTCGCGCGCCGACCCTTCCGCCGCGCGCGCGATCATCGCCAGCGCCTCGGGCTCGGCCTGCGCGCCTTCCTTCTCGACCACCTCGCCGAAATGCGCGGCAAGCTTCTCGGCGGGAATCCGCCGCAGGTCGAACCGCTGGCAGCGCGACAGCACCGTCACCGGCACCTTCTGCACCTCGGTCGTCGCGAACAGGAACTTCACATGCCCCGGCGGCTCTTCCAGCGTCTTGAGCAACGCGTTGAACGCGTTCTTCGACAGCATGTGCACTTCGTCGATGATGTAGATCTTGTACCGCGCCGACACCGACGAATAGCGCGATGCGTCGATGATCTCGCGCACATCGTCGACGCCGGTATGGCTGGCGGCGTCCATCTCGATCACGTCGATATGCCGCCCCTCGGCGATGGCGCGGCATGGCTCGCACACCCCGCACGGGTCGATTGTCGGCCCGCCCTGCCCGTCCGGGCCGATGCAGTTCAGCGCCTTGGCGATCAACCGCGCGGTCGACGTCTTGCCCACCCCGCGCACCCCGGTCAGCAGGAATGCATGCGCCAGCCGGTCGCGTTTGATCGCATTCCCCAGCGTCTGCACCATCGCATCCTGGCCGATCAGCTCGGCAAAGGTCTGCGGCCGGTATTTGCGCGCGAGCACGCGATACACGCTGTCCCGCGGCTGGGGCGGTTCGTCGAGGCCAAGAAGTGAATCGGACATTGCGGAAGACCCTAGCGGCTCCGGGCGGTCACGTCATGTGGGGAAGGTGGGAGCCGGGACGACCCGACACGAAAATCGTTACGGCTGCTTCCTTCCGGATCTGACCGGGTTGGCGACGGCATCGTCCGCCCGACTCCCGCGGCGCATATGGGGGAAGCTGACGCGGATTGCAATCTCAGGCGAACAGCGCCCCGATCAACTCCCCGACCTTCGCGTGCGCCGCATTCGCCTTGGCCGAATCCAGCCCGGGCGCATCGAGGTAGCAGGCGATCAGAATCGGCTTGCG
The genomic region above belongs to Sphingomonas sp. J315 and contains:
- the mtgA gene encoding monofunctional biosynthetic peptidoglycan transglycosylase; its protein translation is MDDRNDATGAPRPEPLGARPLPDLDHLDGIGIQPVKPAKPRKPIARRIIGWLFKGALAFVVASVAMVTLYRFVPPPFTLTMMGDVFSGHGVTKKWVPLSRIDADMARAAIAAEDSSFCTHSGFDYDSMAAAMLRNAKGGKVLRGGSTISQQTAKNVFLWQGGGYFRKALEAWFTVLIETIWGKRRIMEVYLNVAETGIGTYGAEAGARRYFKKGAGNLTRAEAARIAAVLPLPKKRAGVAPKGFTRRYGNSITARIGVVQRDGLDACLR
- a CDS encoding YbaB/EbfC family nucleoid-associated protein; the protein is MKSIEDIMAMAQNVQNELTKAQANLDGIEVEGASGGGLVKVKASAKGRIIGVDIDESLLAPSEKQMLEDLVAAALNDARAKADAAASAEMSKLSSGIPLPPGFKLPF
- a CDS encoding DNA polymerase III subunit gamma/tau: MSDSLLGLDEPPQPRDSVYRVLARKYRPQTFAELIGQDAMVQTLGNAIKRDRLAHAFLLTGVRGVGKTSTARLIAKALNCIGPDGQGGPTIDPCGVCEPCRAIAEGRHIDVIEMDAASHTGVDDVREIIDASRYSSVSARYKIYIIDEVHMLSKNAFNALLKTLEEPPGHVKFLFATTEVQKVPVTVLSRCQRFDLRRIPAEKLAAHFGEVVEKEGAQAEPEALAMIARAAEGSARDGLSILDQAIAHAGMEGGAVTADAVRDMLGLSDRNAIRELFTQVIAGDAAGALAALRGQYDLGVDPQAVLKSLLETVHRVTLAKLGNDVIPGQAAEERAALAEWAGKLGFPALHRLWQLLLKGHDEVIRAALPIEACEMALLRVIHASTLPDPGELARKIAEGAPMGGPGPAATPSAPAEAPAPRTMAELVERLAAAHEVHLAARVRNLVRPIRLEEPVIEVSSQGLPADLVHDFESALRRVLGKRWSLRVTDAPGQPTLNEERAALEAAERDAVLASPVVAAALEAFPDAELIGWTRDNRRFG